The window ACACTTCAGGACAGCAAAAGACCAGGTGCTAGGGGAAGCTGGAAGGTGAAGTAGGTGATAGGTGAATATGGCGAGGGATGGAGGAGAGAAGGTATTAATAGGGTGCTGACAggaagtgtggggggggggggggcagttgaTCATAAGGAGTGACTTTTCCACCCTCTTGCCCATTAGGCTTGAGTTGCAGATGTTGGCTGGTAGCGGATGTTTTGAGTTTGGGAGGGGTGGTTTGAAGTCCTCGAGGGCGATGATGTGGTAGTGCATTTTGGTAATAGGTGTGGTATCTCCAAAAGTTTGAGAAGAGGTTGTGACATATGGGGTTGGAGGGTATGGAGGGGCTGCAAAGAGAAGGATCTGTGTGCTTCTGGGAGCAATAATTTATGGTGGTAGAACGAGGCAGTTTACGAGTATCGCCTTCAAGAACCTACAACCTAACTGGTGTATTTAATGAGAATTTTAGTGGGACTGATAAATGTTGAATGAGGGGATATGGTACTGTTGTAAGTAGTTTGTATTTGATGTTAcagtttatacatatttatatgttgggtatgtttaaaaaaatagttttgacaAAAAAGTGGCCATTATGGCCACTGGACCCATGACTTCAGTGTTGGTATTAGTAGGGGGGGGGGTATTCAATGAGAAAAGATGTGTTGGGGGGGATTGGTAGTGAATTTACGAGCTACCTGGGTCATGCAACTGTGTAGTAGAGTAATGTAGATTATTCATGAAAAAATTTGCATTGCAATGCGCAACAGAACAAACAATATTATACGTTATCCccaatccttaaaaaaaatcttaatttcttcaaaaaatacttattcattgccaataagataaaaataattaaattagtgATTTTCCTCTCTCGTGTAATTAATCACAACATGGTGTAACACAGTTTTGATTAAATAgtgtaaaatattcataaaagctGATTTGTACGGGGATATATTCAATTAATAATGATATATCTATGCTAAGATTTCTGAAGTGTTAAAATTGTTTTGGACAGTGTATTCTAAACCATTGCCAATGTCTTTCTGCAGATCAGGCCCTCCGATAGGAAGCCATGTTTGGATATTGATAGCCATTTTTCAACTAGCCATGGATTTTATAATTTGTGAATCGGGGTCACCGAGTACAGCGTACAGATATTTACAGAGACCATCGCTGGAACATAGGATACAAAACACAGCATTATGGAACCCAAAGGGATGGCCAAAGCCAAGAAGTCGAAGGTATTTTTGGAGCCCGTTTACAAACTTACAGCAGGGTGGTGGTTCTCAGCTAGAATCACAGCATTTAAATTTGTATCATAACGACTTTGACAGCAGTTTTTCTAGAAATGTGCCATTACAGTACTCCACGAGAGCAAAAACAGTTCCTTCAACGCAAGGACTAAGAGACTTGCTGAAAATTACTCATTTGAGAAGGGGTAAGAGACAGCTCCAAAGAAGAAGTTGGAATAACTTAAGGCCTTTCTTGGACCTTGAAAGTCAACCCACCACCATTTCTGAGTTTATTTTATGGGGGCCGACTGGGGACGATGAATATGTGGAGTCCAGCACAATCCCTGGAATTTATGAGACCACAAGAACCTCTACAACACAAGCCAGGACGACATTGGTGGGGACCACAACGTTAGCCCCTAGCTCCACAACCACACAGTCTAAAGACCTGACATCACAGAACCCTGTGGTAAACAGGGGCAAAAAAACAACTGGAAGGATTAGCACAACAGAACCATACCCAGGAAACGGGAAAGCTGCTAGACCACCAAGGATACCCAATGAAACCTCAGGTACAGAACACTTTTAGAATATTGTATCTTATTGTATACttgttgatttaaaatgaaaaaaaaaaaactttctgtgaaCCTGTGCCCATACCTaaatagtaaacattttaaaacaaactctcATGTACTTCTGTATCTAAAAGCATCAAGCACTCCTGAAATCCTAGCTGTTTCTCCATATAACAGAATCTTGGCTATCCGTCTTATCTTCTAAACAAACAGCAAGTATTTTTTAGGCTGTTAGAAACTGTTGATCTTGAGGAGAACTTGAGGATCTCTAAAAAAGAATAACTTAACAATAAAgacagctagagaggtcagtgagaACTTGTATTAAAACTGTTTTACTGTTTGATAAGTATATAGAGAATGCAATTAGTTTAATGTTCATGGTCTGGGCTCAAGTTCATCTCATAGAGTTTGTAgcctaataaatgtatatttaaaaatcttaaaGTGGATCCAGACCCATGCAAACATACATCTCAAACTCTGCAAGACATGTTGTTTCTAAAAGATCAATTACTAGAGGTAAACATCCTTCAGCTGCTCTTTTGGCAAGATCCACTATTTGCTCCATTCCAAAGCAATGCGAGGCAAGTTATCACTAGGCTTATCCTTCTGTGCCTATGCCCCCATCATTAATATCAAGTGATCAGAGGGAAGAGTTGGTAGGAAGAGTGGGTAGGATATGCCTTTGATAATATAACAACATTATAATGTGCTAATTAGGATCAGCTAGGCAGACATACCTTTGAATTTAAGTCTCAATCTGCTTTAAGTTGATTTTAAACTTAAAAGACATGAAAACATTTCTGCTAAGTTGTACTGGGTCTCTATTTTTAATGCAAtcccaaacaaaaatatttactagtGTACATAAAATGATTGGAATCCAAAATGAAGTTTCATGTTTGATGGGATCCAATCCTCTCAAGctcatttgttttgtaataatagAATAGTAATAGAATGCCAACAGGgtgcaaagctgtcatcaaagcaaaaggtggctTCTAGAGATCTAAAATCAggtttgtttaaaacataattgtatGTGTGTTCCTTCATAGTTTGGATGTCTTTAATATTAATCTACAATATAGAAAATACcaataataactaaaaaacattgaataagAATAATTAGAATGAGAACAATTGAAGAAGATATAATACAGGGTATTGTAGTAACTTCATCAAACTAATTTGTTTAGAAAGATTTGCTATCAGATCAGACCCCAAGTCATAATCAGAGACATATCTCTTTCCGCAGGACTCGTGTAGTATGTCCTCCACCAGGATCCCACTGGGGATGCCTGAAACTTCACTCAGGCTTTGTAGACCTCCCTaataagctttaataaagctAGATATATATTCAATTTAGATACAATTTAGGTAGCGTAGAGATGAGCAATTTAACTGATAATTATGGAGGACCTCAGCTATAAAGAAAGAATAATTGAAGCATTTAGCACTTATGGGGCAATGTGATTAACCTGCATCAATATGAATGGTGCATGTATAGTGCACTTGTGGCACAATGTCCAAATCTGAGAGTTTAAAGATCAACCAGTTTCTTGGGGTATTGGCTTTGACCTTTTCTTTATTCTACCCCAAGTGTCTTACTTTTATCTATCACAACCATTCATAACAATGATTGACCAATAGCAGAATCACAGAATTTGGGGAATCCAGGGACACTATATAGGGATTCGATGTGATTTGCAGGTAGCTGAAAGTAGCAGCTATAAAAGGTAAGTCAAGTCATTAATTAGATGCATTTGAATACTGGCTTCTTACCTATATATGGAAGAAGACACTACCAGGATGCATATAGATCGTTGTTGGCTGGTAGAAATCAAAGGGGGCAAATATATCCAAAGGGACGCTGGGCTATCATTTGCAATGTACAAAACACTGCAACTGTAGCCATTTTCCTGTACTGGCATTTTACCAAATGGCATCTGCTAAACAGAAATCACTGTTTAGGGCTGCTAGAATTTAGAGCAATAATCTAAGAAAATCTAAATATCAATGGTAAAGTTAATCTGTCTCTCAATTGGATATTTTCGATCTAATTcagtttatatttctttagatTTCTAGATTGTCAGCTTAACTGCTCTAGTCAATGCAATAAATAATGTGTTCCAACTAGCCGTGTGTTGTTAATTTTAAAGCGCTGATATTTGGACTGTCTGTGAAGCTCAATCGCTTTGAAGCTTATCAAAGAAATGCTAATTCACGCTAACCATAATTTAATAGATTTATTAATGATGCACTTCCTTATGTAATTCTGAAATGTATGCACAAGAAAACTTCTTCAAAGAAACCACTAAATAGTTCTACATGTGTCTATACAACTTGGCCAAAACTTGGCTACAAATATCTAGATGGTGTAAAGTGTGGTATGAGAtcattaaaatggacctaaaggctacaaataaacaattacagTCCCATTGGTAGACCCACAACCTAGCCAAAAATGCAACAGattgttctgaaaaataaaaattacactgtGAAGGGAAATATAAGTGATTGGATCCCCAGCACATTATGGTCACAAGTTGCCTAAGATCCTCACTGCTTTCCAGATGCATCAtggaaaattaaagcagaacttgaatacattattaaaaactgCTGATATAAGTCCCTTCTGTCAAATATCATTTTGGCTGCTGTCAGCTCTTCTTTCTAAAACTGTAGTTCAATGTACAGCCTATACATGATTCTGAGCTAGGACAAAGACACTTCTGTTACGTCATCCTTACTTGGCCATTAAGGTTGACCAATGATGTAAAATCCTTAAAAAGGCTTACATAGATGTAAAGGCAATGATGGAGGAAAGTGTGGGCGCCCCATAGTGGAGGGGTTTTGGGCATGATTTCGTTGATGTGTTAACATGTTGTTCATTTTCCACTTACACATTATAGTAAAAAGCTCCAGGTGCCCAAAGTTGAGCAGTATTTTTTggcactttagttccactttaaaacccaattctgaaaaaaaatgactacaaaTGTTCACCTTGGAGCAGGAACTGTTCCCTGAAGTACATGTTTTCTACCACATGATAACCAAAGCCTTCCAGATTGAACACCAAGAAGTACTCAACCAGAAAGACTGAAAGTGAATTAATTGACCTATCACAACAGCATGCTGTACACAACACAAGTCAtaggacctggtttattaaagctttctaagactggaaaagatagactataatggaagaacctgtgtgatccagcaaagctagaatgcatctggatctggtcaaggataaaaaacatttgccatatcatagcaaattattttaggaaattaattccaggtttgtttgatcacccaggttatctTAAAATCGTCTATATTCTCCAGAtttagggagctttattaaatcagacaccttttttaacaaaagctgTAGACTGAGagactgaaaaataatttttcagtattaaaatcatgataaaatgttaaagcttttatgaGATTTCAGAGATTTGGTTTTGATTGActtaaagtttatattttgtgGGGTGGTTAAGCGGTAGAGAGCAGATCAATAAAGTTAACCATCAAGTTAATGGTGAAGATAAGCTCTGCTGGTTCCTTTAGGGATGTGGCTGCACACAGTTGACATTATTGGCTTTTGGTACCAAGGACAACACTTAACAAAATTCACCTTTCTAGATGAatagataataaaacaaatgatcatTATCCAAGACAATATGATATGTAATTATTATCCTTCTTTTATCTGCCTAACAATAACTTCCTTCAAAATAAATATGTCCCCCCTAGCCGTTTTGGCTTTTGCTTGTGTTGCTCGTCTCAGTTTGGAAAAGTAATGACGAATGACTGATGTAAAGCATTCTGACAAAACTGTATCATGGAGTGCAGATCAGAGCTTTGGGCCAATATGAAAAGTGACACATTGGGATGGGTTCTGTCTAAGTTGAAATTCGCTTCCAAGTCAGATGTTAGCTTGTATCAAATCAGCGATGTGTTTACAGCCTGAAAGTAAGGCAGCTGTTCTATACAAGGGCAGACATGCTGTTTTATGGCTTCAGGTGGCAAGCTTTGAGCAGAAAAGCAATTGTCATTGAAGGGGCTCCTAAATTATGATATATCTCTATTTAAAATCATTGGACTGTTTAAAAAAAGCCTGTACTATGACTATTTGCTGGTTGCCTTGCAGATATAATTTTCTGCAaatgctaaaattaaaatgttattaaatataaccataaattaattatttaggtTTGTTTTGATCAATTCAACTTCTAAGCCAaggtttctgaaccagggtttcTCTAGGATTGGCTATAGGCTCTTTGAGCAATTTGCAGTTAGTGCCCTGTTATTTTAACagaaacaaattatgtttttgactatgtgtatgggtgacattctttccaatatcTAGCAATATAAGAGCCATTCTTCCAATTGAACGCCTGGTTAaggtactttgagctgtggatataggaattaaaaAAGGGGTTCCCTTATACCTGAAAGTTCCACaagtttaaaaggttgagaaagattgatttaaagtattaaaaatctTGCAGTGTACTGTGAGCTTTACACTAAAGAAGGGGAACATATGGGTGCAACCAATATGTAGCTGcctggaaacacaaaaaaatagagTTGGCGAAAGAAAAAAGACCAAGTGTTctactaaatcttttttttacttttaacctttTGTCTAAGTATAGATCTGTGTGTTTTCCGaacatttttaaattcacttACTATTGACTGACTCACTACTTCAGCTGTTCCACGCACTGCCttcagtataaaaaatattttctaaggttagctttaaactttttttctgctagtTTGAGGTCCCTGTGGTCTTGATCTTAgctttatattaaaatactgCTCTCCTGAAGCCTATTcgtgttaaaaaaacacttacctataCAGGTTGAAGCCACTGATTCCTCCATGATCTTAGTCAAGATGGTCCCACACCATCCCGTCTTCCTTCTTTATGCCAGTGTTGACTGAACACTGGGCACCAccaacttcttctgtctttttttctggttcttcTCCTGCATCATCTGATCTCCCACTGAACAAGAAAGAGATTAGGTGATGCACTTaccacaattgtaaaaaaaaagggctgaTCTCGCTGCACATGCGTAGGATCTGCATTTTTTCCATAGAAGAGCCCCGTCTGCACACGCTCAAGATTGGAGCaggagcagcctcctgggatatgtgacatttGTATGCCTGGAGGCTGTGGGGCTTCCATTCAATCTTTACTCCTgcggcaaaaaaaacaaatggggagGGGTCtcccattaaaatatttttaaaagtagaacaaaaaacacattttttaccttatctacccttttatataaaaatagaaaatttaatgataggttcactttaaatatttgagTCATGACCACTTATTCTTTTCTGAAGACCTAATTTCTGGCAGCCTCTCATGCTGTTTTATCCCTTAGACTTTTTGCCATCTTTTTTGCCTATCTTTGGGTTTTTTCGGAACCagacacagtggccctgatttattaaagctcccccagGCTTTagattatacactttcattagtgtgagaaatccattctgggtttgttggatcaccttgcctcaccgaagaaagtgtatcctctccagcctgggagagctttaataaatcaggcccaatattccAAATAGTGTTGAACTAAAGGTCTATATAGGGGAATCCGGACCtctttcctcctgctggtgatcctctagtgaccccacaattctataaCCTGCCTGCCACACTTGTTTGctgaatttgcaattttttaaaacaacctcTTTCCCCAATCAGTTTCCTCTATAGTTCTAGCCAGCCATGTACCCAATATATTGTATTCTATCAGAAAATTAATTTTCTCcatgtacattattttgtatttagataCTAAACTGCCATTTTCACTGTTTTAACAGATGATCAAGCAATGTCGAAAGTCATCTAACACCTTTTTATTATCAACAAACACACTTTGTTGCTAACCAAAGCCTTGTGGCACAGCACCAGTGACCGGTCTGTGTTCTGAGTTACAATCATACTTCTGATATCTATTCTTTTTACTATTGTGTGCCCATGAAACCACCCAAAGGGTTAAGTCCTGGAATGTACAACAATGAGaccatttattaaaggaaatgttaTCAAATGTTATGTTGGAATCCAGATATAGCTATATTCACAGCACCACCCTGATCCACAACATTTGTAATATTCAAAAAATCAGATTAGTTTGGCTTGATTTGCCCCTAGCAAAACCATGTGGTTTTTGGATCCTTCAAGTTTTGTACTTTCAGACTAAATCTTTCTTTTAGgaacattttcaataattttactGTTTCAGATGTGGTACAGACTCAGTGGCCTGTAATTGCCAGCTTCTTCCCCACTAACCATCTTGTGAATAGGTACATGCACACTATTTCCTAAAAGAACTCCTAAAAGAATTCTTAAGCCTCGTATAGACGTTGGATGGACGTCAAAAGATTGGCAATGGAAATGGTCTTTCGAGTtagttttcagtgacagatgaatgaacgagctctgtacacacaccgTCATTCTGTCCTATGAAGTGGGTGAAGGAGTaaaagtgagtggcaccctgctgtgctctcctccaaagaAATGCACAGCCTCCATTCCCAAATA of the Pyxicephalus adspersus chromosome 11, UCB_Pads_2.0, whole genome shotgun sequence genome contains:
- the AJAP1 gene encoding adherens junction-associated protein 1 isoform X1; its protein translation is MWIKQLLGVRSGPPIGSHVWILIAIFQLAMDFIICESGSPSTAYRYLQRPSLEHRIQNTALWNPKGWPKPRSRRYFWSPFTNLQQGGGSQLESQHLNLYHNDFDSSFSRNVPLQYSTRAKTVPSTQGLRDLLKITHLRRGKRQLQRRSWNNLRPFLDLESQPTTISEFILWGPTGDDEYVESSTIPGIYETTRTSTTQARTTLVGTTTLAPSSTTTQSKDLTSQNPVVNRGKKTTGRISTTEPYPGNGKAARPPRIPNETSGLAVHQIITITVSLIMVIAALITTLVLKNCCAQSGNARRNSHQRKINQQEESCQNLTDFTPARVPSNMDIFTAYNETLQCSHECVRTPVPVYTTEETLHQPTAYKTAFNGNRPTSSDRHLIPVAFVSEKWFEISC
- the AJAP1 gene encoding adherens junction-associated protein 1 isoform X3; this translates as MWIKQLLGVRSGPPIGSHVWILIAIFQLAMDFIICESGSPSTAYRYLQRPSLEHRIQNTALWNPKGWPKPRSRRYFWSPFTNLQQGGGSQLESQHLNLYHNDFDSSFSRNVPLQYSTRAKTVPSTQGLRDLLKITHLRRGKRQLQRRSWNNLRPFLDLESQPTTISEFILWGPTGDDEYVESSTIPGIYETTRTSTTQARTTLVGTTTLAPSSTTTQSKDLTSQNPVVNRGKKTTGRISTTEPYPGNGKAARPPRIPNETSGLAVHQIITITVSLIMVIAALITTLVLKNCCAQSGNARRNSHQRKINQQEESCQNLTDFTPARVPSNMDIFTAYNETLQCSHECVRTPVPVYTTEETLHQPTAYKTAFNGNRIPLVNL
- the AJAP1 gene encoding adherens junction-associated protein 1 isoform X4, translating into MDFIICESGSPSTAYRYLQRPSLEHRIQNTALWNPKGWPKPRSRRYFWSPFTNLQQGGGSQLESQHLNLYHNDFDSSFSRNVPLQYSTRAKTVPSTQGLRDLLKITHLRRGKRQLQRRSWNNLRPFLDLESQPTTISEFILWGPTGDDEYVESSTIPGIYETTRTSTTQARTTLVGTTTLAPSSTTTQSKDLTSQNPVVNRGKKTTGRISTTEPYPGNGKAARPPRIPNETSGLAVHQIITITVSLIMVIAALITTLVLKNCCAQSGNARRNSHQRKINQQEESCQNLTDFTPARVPSNMDIFTAYNETLQCSHECVRTPVPVYTTEETLHQPTAYKTAFNGNRPTSSDRHLIPVAFVSEKWFEISC
- the AJAP1 gene encoding adherens junction-associated protein 1 isoform X2 — translated: MWIKQLLGVRSGPPIGSHVWILIAIFQLAMDFIICESGSPSTAYRYLQRPSLEHRIQNTALWNPKGWPKPRSRRYFWSPFTNLQQGGGSQLESQHLNLYHNDFDSSFSRNVPLQYSTRAKTVPSTQGLRDLLKITHLRRGKRQLQRRSWNNLRPFLDLESQPTTISEFILWGPTGDDEYVESSTIPGIYETTRTSTTQARTTLVGTTTLAPSSTTTQSKDLTSQNPVVNRGKKTTGRISTTEPYPGNGKAARPPRIPNETSGLAVHQIITITVSLIMVIAALITTLVLKNCCAQSGNARRNSHQRKINQQEESCQNLTDFTPARVPSNMDIFTAYNETLQCSHECVRTPVPVYTTEETLHQPTAYKTAFNGNSTRKPSFLLAADLLPLIGT